ACCCGACGCCCTCTCGGGTCCCCCTGATATGCAAGATATGCACTGCCAAAATCAATATAACCACAACAAGCACGACCTCGACTACTCGGCTCAGCACTCACCCGACTCGCAGCTAAGTGCGCACCACCTCCATCAGCAGAATCGCCACGACAGACGACTCAACGCGGAGAGCGGCTTCTCCGACGACCAGCTGGTGTCTATGTCAGTGAGGGAGCTCAATCGGCACTTGAGGGGTCTGACCAAGGACGACGTGATGCGTCTGAAGCAGAAGCGCCGAACCCTGAAAAACCGCGGTTATGCACAATCCTGCCGCTACAAACGTGTTCAGCTGAAGCACGTTCTGGAGCATGAGAAGACCAGCCTCGTCACACAGGTGGAGCAGTTAAAGAACGAGCTCAACCGGCTGGCACGCGAGAGGGACGCATATAAACTCAAATGCGAGAAATTGACTGGTTCTAACGGTTACCATGAAACTGGGTCTACCAGTGACAATCCTTCCTCGCCCGAGTATTTTATGTGAGTTTATTCTTTGTAACAGCCACACAATCTATTTTACTGATTTTTTTTATTGATATGCTTGTTTGTTTTAACAATATTAATGATTTAATACTAGTTCTTGATGCAAACCTATCATCTAATTCAGCTTTTAAAGTTATTACGATAATAAGTCAGATTTGTAATATTAATCTATAATCAATCATGCATGCTGGACATGTATGGAACTGTCTATTTAGTAGGCCTAAACTTGGCTGTTGTAGGCTACTTTGCCACACACACATCTTCATGAACATACTTGAAATAGTTCCTCTTACTTTTGTTAAATTGAATAACCAGTCTGATTTATGAAATTACGTTACATACGAGAATTAGAATATTAATTTTGTCTTCATGTAGGCTACTAGGCCGACTCTCAATCTTGTCTTACATTGATTCATCCACCGAAACACTTGGAAATAGTTTTACTTATTTGTGTTCAGATCTTCACTCAAGTGCTTTTCTGTGATAATTCTATTCTAATAAATATAATGCATACATGGTTGATGATGATGTATCTATCTCCTTGTGCTGGGCATCCTTTTACTCTCATTGCATTTTGAGGACCTGGTTCTGCTGGCCA
This genomic window from Oncorhynchus nerka isolate Pitt River linkage group LG2, Oner_Uvic_2.0, whole genome shotgun sequence contains:
- the LOC115137570 gene encoding transcription factor MafB-like, with protein sequence MTAESHTNLGLPKTPLGYVSAFDLMKFDVKKETMQGIDRSFFGPCSELQRPDSVSSTPVSTPCSSVPSSPSYNPGEQRNPDDDLYWTPSSGGYSQQMYPNTFGLTPEDAVEALIGTTVHGHQPSPHDHQQALQSDFEGYGAAHNLNGHAQQYPGLNRQPDALSGPPDMQDMHCQNQYNHNKHDLDYSAQHSPDSQLSAHHLHQQNRHDRRLNAESGFSDDQLVSMSVRELNRHLRGLTKDDVMRLKQKRRTLKNRGYAQSCRYKRVQLKHVLEHEKTSLVTQVEQLKNELNRLARERDAYKLKCEKLTGSNGYHETGSTSDNPSSPEYFM